The following proteins are encoded in a genomic region of Spirosoma sp. SC4-14:
- a CDS encoding DUF4097 family beta strand repeat-containing protein, translating to MKKLIMLSLTALWCMTYAQAQEYKTKLTNAKDRKITIQLAASDLKIEGHNSDDVIILATSGYEAPPERAKGLKPIYYTAVDNSGIGLAVTAENGGLKIEKATRKGIKYTMRLPRKVAILFEQTNWQGSDLSISNMDGDLEIKTNNARIDLNNVTGPVVANTTSGEINVTFSTLSQEKPTAISTISGAIDITLPASAKANLQLQSISGEMYTDFDLGLKNSKDGLSKVGGGHSIEGTTNGGGVQMQLKTISSNIYIRKQK from the coding sequence ATGAAAAAGTTAATTATGCTGAGCCTCACCGCTCTGTGGTGCATGACCTATGCCCAGGCTCAGGAATACAAGACCAAACTGACCAATGCAAAAGATCGAAAAATTACGATACAACTCGCAGCGAGTGACCTTAAAATAGAGGGTCATAACAGCGATGACGTGATTATTCTGGCGACCTCTGGCTACGAAGCTCCTCCCGAACGGGCAAAAGGGCTAAAACCCATTTACTACACTGCCGTCGATAATTCGGGAATCGGATTGGCGGTAACGGCTGAAAACGGTGGATTAAAAATCGAGAAAGCTACCCGAAAAGGAATTAAATACACCATGCGCCTACCGCGTAAAGTGGCTATTCTGTTCGAGCAAACGAACTGGCAGGGCTCCGACCTATCGATCAGCAACATGGATGGCGACCTCGAAATAAAAACCAATAACGCCCGCATCGACCTCAACAACGTAACCGGGCCAGTAGTAGCTAACACAACTAGTGGAGAAATCAATGTTACCTTCTCCACGCTCAGTCAGGAAAAACCAACCGCCATCTCAACCATCAGTGGCGCTATTGACATCACCTTACCCGCTTCGGCCAAGGCCAATCTCCAACTCCAGTCGATTTCGGGCGAGATGTATACGGATTTCGATCTGGGCCTTAAAAACAGCAAAGACGGTTTGTCGAAAGTGGGTGGCGGTCACTCCATCGAAGGAACGACCAATGGCGGGGGAGTGCAAATGCAACTCAAAACCATCAGTAGCAACATCTATATCCGCAAACAAAAATAA